Part of the Pseudanabaena sp. BC1403 genome, TGAAGTGGACAGGCTTGGCTTATGTTGTCGGGCTAGTAGCACTTATGGGCTATGCATGGTCACGTTATCGTCAAGCTTTAAATGCTCCGCAGATAGTGATTGGATTAATCATTGTGCCGATCGCTTTTTATTTTGTGCAGTGGATTCCGCATTTAATGATTAATCCCGAACGCGATATTTGGGAATTGCACCGTCAGATCCTTGGTTTTCATCAAAACTTAGGCGTTGGCAAAACCGAACCGATCCATCCCTATTGTTCGCCTTGGTGGAGTTGGGCTTTACTAATTCGTCCCGTAGCCTACTTTTTTGAGATGCGGCCTAACAGCATGTTGCAATTTGTTCTGGCAATAGGTAATCCCTTTTTATATTGGCTCAGTGCGCTCGCCTTGTTGATCGGTCTATCATTTTTAGTTGCCTCAAAGCTAAGGTTCCCGCCCAAGCTAATAACTCAAATAAATCTTGCAAACAGATCTCAGTCGCCATCAACATTATTCTGGGTTACTTTCTATGTAACTACTAGTTTTCTGGCGCATTGGCTGCCTTGGAGCTTAAGCAAACGTTGCATATTTTTGTATCACTATATGCCTGCCTCAGTTTTTGCCTTTGCCACTCTTGCCTTGTTGGTGTCGTTAATGTGGCGATCGCCATTACAAGAATTGAGGACGCTTGGTTCTGGGATTGTGGGAATTATTGCGATCGCTTTTGTATTTTGGATGCCAATTTATATCGGTTTACCGATCTCCTCAGGTTATTTGCCCGTGCTAATGTGGTTACCTAGCTGGATCTAAATCAAAACAAATGCCGTGTAAAGCACTGTATTTGCGCTGTGCCTAGCAAACCCGCAAGCGTTTGCTAAAGCAACGATAAGGTAAGCTAAGTTATCTCCTTGTTTGCAGTTCGGGAAATATGCAAAACTTTCGCAACTATTATGAAATCCTCGGTGTACCGAAGACAGCCACGGCTGACGAAATTAAGCGCTCCTATCGCAGGTTAGCGCGGAAATATCATCCCGACCTGAATCCCAATGACAAGGCAGCCGAAGAGCGCTTCAAAGACATTGGCGAAGCCTACGAAGTCTTGTCTGATACCACCAAACGCCAACAATACGATCGCTTTGGGCAATATTGGAAACAAGGCGGATTTCAAGGTGCAGGTGGCAGACCGCCATCATCACGAGAGCAATATACACCAGACTTTGAGCGCGGTGGCTACTCGGGCGATGTGGACTTTAGCCAATATAACGACTTCCAAGAATTTGTCGATCAATTACTTGGTAAATTTCGCACTAATGAACGTGCCCAAGACACAGGAGGCGCGTCCTCCTACCGCACCAATACCCAAACTCAACCGCGCCCTACTCCACGCCGCGATTCGGAAGCTTTATTAGAGTTGCCGCTCGAACGCGCCTATGTCGGTGGTCGCGAACGCATCCGCCTCGAAGATGGGCGATCGCTAGAAGTAAATATGCCCGCAGGTGTGCTTTCAGGTCAAAGAATCAGGCTTAAAGGTCAAGGCGCATCAGGTGGCGATCTCTATCTCAAAATTACGCTCAAGCCACATACATTCTTTACCCTCGAAGGTTCCGATATTCGTTGTCAATTGCCAATTTCGCCCAGCGAATCGGTTCTCGGCATCCAAGTAGAAGTACCAACCCTAAGTGGATTAGTGAAGTTGACGATTCCTCCTGCGGTGAAGTCTGGACAACAATTGCGACTCTCTGGAAAAGGCTTCCCTAAAGACGCGCGAACCTTTGGCGATCAATATGTGGAAATCCAGATTGTCGTTCCCAAAACTCCTAGTAAACAAGAACGCGAACTCTACGAAAAGTTACTAGCAATCCAATCCTTCGATCCTCGCGAAAACTTACCGAAAAAATAAACATTAGGGCGGCGCATTGCACCGCCCTAACTTAATTCTATCTAATACATATGTCTACTATCATCTACGTCAACCAAGCCTGTATTGAGTCGCTGGATATTACTCCTGCCAAAATTGCGATCGAGAAGTTATTAGCTAATTGGGATGAAACACCCGAAGGCGATCGCCAATTTCAAATCGAACTTGTGTGGGATAAGGAAGATGGCGACCCACGCGAATTATCAGAAATCTCGGAAGTGCGACTCTGGTTTGTGCGTCTCGATGCGACCTATCCTTGGTTTAGCTATCTCCTCGATTGGAGATCGGAACTCAGTCGCTATGCCGCGATGCTAGTTCCCCACCAGTTTAAGCGCGAAGGTGATGGCTATGTGTTGCAATACAATCCTGAGGCACTGGAGATTTTTGTAATGCAGAAGGTTTTCACAATTTCCCTCTGGCTCAAGTCGCGCGGCATTGACAGCACGGCAAAGTTACAACAAATGACTCAAAGCTTAGGCTACGAAATAGATTCAGCATTCTTCACTCTTTTGTAAATCTTTAAGATTATTCGTTATTTGGAGGATGATGTATCGCCTAGACATGGACTGGTTGACGATTAATCTGTAATTGCTTCATCAATTCGGCTAGTGAAATATTCCGTAATTGAGATAACTTAATAAGATGTTGGAGGCGATCTCCATCAGCTTTCTCGACAATATCAATCATCTTGAGTAAGTCTTGATGTTCTTCAGGAGTAATAGTTTACGATCGCATTTTTGCGCTTAAATCATTATATTTTCGTTGTATTTCTTCTGGTAAAGCTTGATTAATTTTTTGTAGTAATTCCAGTTCTGCAATGCCATCTGTCTTAACCTGAACTGTAGCCATGTATAGTGACCTTTGTAAGGTTGTGAATTACTTATTCTTGTAGAGCATTATAGCAAGAGTGATAATTTGTCAGTGCGATCGCCTCCAAACCCTACTCGACAAGAAAAAAGCAAAACGCTATACAATGTAAAAGTGAATTTATAAGCTAAGTACAGCAAAATATTCCGATGTCTCAACGTACTCGCAATCAATTAATTGAAATTTTTAGAGAAGCAGCTAATAACTTAGAGTTGTTTCCCTTGGATAATGCTTCTACGTTGGATCGGTTTGCAATTGAGTATGATCTAGAGACTTTAGAAGAACTTGCGGCGTTAGTCGAAGATAGTCCTAGCCAGTCGAGCAAAATTATTTTTAGTGGTCATACTGGTTGTGGGAAGTCTACTATACTAGCGGCGCTAGCACAAAAATTACACGATCACTTTTTTGTGGTGCGCTTTTCTATTGCTAATACCATCGAGAATGCGGATGTGAATCACGTTACGATTTTGTTTGCGATCGCCTTAAAGATCATGCAAGAGGCAGAAATTCAGAATGTGAAAATTTTGCCCAAGACTAAAGAGGGTTTACTCAATTGGTTTGCGAAAAAGACAAAATCTGAGGAGTTGAAAGTAACGGGTGAAGCTAGTATCGGGGCAAAATTATTAGAACTAATTGGCTTAAAGCTCAAAGTTGATGCAGTGATTCGGCAGGAAATTAAGCAAGAATTTGAGAGAAAGGTATCGGAATTAGTTGCGAAGTTAAATGAGATTGCAGCGATTGCTAATGGGGCAAGTGGAAAAAATATTTTGGTGATTATTGATGATATCGATAAGCTAGAGATACCAGTAATTCGCGATGTTTTTATCAATAATATTAAGGCGCTATTTCTGCCTAATTTGCAAATCATTTACACATTGCCGATCTCGGCTTTGCATGACAAAGATATTGTGCCTATATTAGAGACGGAAACCAGCGATCGCATTGTACCGATGCGAATTTTGAAGCTATATAAAAAAGGTGAGAGTCGCCATCCAGATCCTACTCCTGTTATGGAGATTGTTGACAAGCTTGAGAAGTTATTGGCAAAGAGAATTGATTTGGAACTTTTTGAACCAGATGCATTGCAGAAAGTAATTGCCTATAGTGGCGGCGTGTTGCGTGAGGTAATTCGGATTGTGCAGCAGTCTTGTCGGATTTGTTTGCGCCAGTTGCGATCGCTATCTGAAGATGCGGATGTGAGCAATTTAAAAATTTCGCTGACAGTGGTTGAGGAAGCGGCGAATAATCTAAGGGTGCAAATGTCTCGTCCTTTAGGAAAAGTAGACTATGAGATTTTAAAAACGGTCTATCAAAACTATGCGCCTGATGATCCCCGTGATGATGAATTTTTGGGATTGCTGAAGGGTTTACCAGTTTTGGAATATCGCAATGCGCGGGAATGGCATGATGTGCATCCGTTGTTGTGGCAATTAATTCAAGAGCGATTGACTCCTTAAGAATATGGCGAAGCAATGGAACAGAATGAAGTTAATTTTCTAGATTTGCTTGTTGCGATTGAGACGAGTAATAAGCATTTGAGTTTATTGCTTGCCGTTTGTGATCGCGATCGCTTGCGAAGTTCTTTAACTGAGCGCTATGAGCAAGAGTTAGCCTCAGAGGGCATCAAATCCTATCGTGTAACGATTGATCGCCAAGAACCAAGTTTATTTGCTGCAATTAATCAACTGGTTGAAGCGGAACCATATTTACAGGCTGGGAATCCTGCGGTGATTACGGTAGAGGGGGTGGTGAGTTTATCGAGTTTTGCGTCAGAGGGTGAGCGATCGCCTGTTGATAAGTTTTTGGGCTATTTGCAATGGACTAGGGAGGGAATGCGTCAGTTTCCATTTCCAATTGTGATTTGGGTAACGGAACATATTCACAATGAAATTTCGCGCAAAGCCCAAGATTTCTACAGTTGGCGACAGGGTGTATTTTTCTTTGAGTCAATTCAAGAGGAGACGATTGTACCGATTGATGTTGAGCCAATTCGGCTACCAGAGTCTGAGACTGATGATTTGGATCTGCCGATTGATGAGTTGTTGGTTTATATTGCTCAACGGGAGGTGGCTGGTCAAGAGGATGCGAGTTTGGCTACGTTTTACACGTTATTAGCGAGAGCATACGAAAGAGATCAAGAAATTGATCGAGCGATCTCTACATGGCAAAAAGCGATCAATCTTCAAGAAAAGCTTAATCTATCTCTAGAACTAGCTAATAGTTTGAATAACTTAGGGATTCTGTATGATTATCAAGGTAAGTATAGCGAATCCGAACCTCTCTATT contains:
- a CDS encoding P-loop NTPase fold protein encodes the protein MSQRTRNQLIEIFREAANNLELFPLDNASTLDRFAIEYDLETLEELAALVEDSPSQSSKIIFSGHTGCGKSTILAALAQKLHDHFFVVRFSIANTIENADVNHVTILFAIALKIMQEAEIQNVKILPKTKEGLLNWFAKKTKSEELKVTGEASIGAKLLELIGLKLKVDAVIRQEIKQEFERKVSELVAKLNEIAAIANGASGKNILVIIDDIDKLEIPVIRDVFINNIKALFLPNLQIIYTLPISALHDKDIVPILETETSDRIVPMRILKLYKKGESRHPDPTPVMEIVDKLEKLLAKRIDLELFEPDALQKVIAYSGGVLREVIRIVQQSCRICLRQLRSLSEDADVSNLKISLTVVEEAANNLRVQMSRPLGKVDYEILKTVYQNYAPDDPRDDEFLGLLKGLPVLEYRNAREWHDVHPLLWQLIQERLTP
- a CDS encoding tetratricopeptide repeat protein, which translates into the protein MEQNEVNFLDLLVAIETSNKHLSLLLAVCDRDRLRSSLTERYEQELASEGIKSYRVTIDRQEPSLFAAINQLVEAEPYLQAGNPAVITVEGVVSLSSFASEGERSPVDKFLGYLQWTREGMRQFPFPIVIWVTEHIHNEISRKAQDFYSWRQGVFFFESIQEETIVPIDVEPIRLPESETDDLDLPIDELLVYIAQREVAGQEDASLATFYTLLARAYERDQEIDRAISTWQKAINLQEKLNLSLELANSLNNLGILYDYQGKYSESEPLYWRSLEIRERELGANHPEVSTSLNNIAALYYSQGKYSEAEPLYQRSLKIREWRLGLDHPSVAISLNNLALLYESQGKYSEAEPLYLRSLDIDKQIYGEDHPEIAAALNNLAALYESQGDYSKAEPLYLQSLKISERQLGTDQRYIATTLNNLALLYRLQGKYSEAESLHRRSLEIRERQLGSEHPDVANSLRNLAIMRYHQNQYDEAKALLIQALKIQEVVLGDNHPDTQNTKESLAYIQANHQSQPILGQDIN
- a CDS encoding phospholipid carrier-dependent glycosyltransferase, coding for MGNWREQIIITPIARFSDRLIWLSEHPVFGVMAIALVAFATRFWNLDGTGDVVFDEAYYPKFAQNYLRGETLFDAHPPLAKYIIAIGIKIFGYAPFGYRCMTALAGSLLPLVTYELIWQLSDRRGWAWLTGWFVAMDGLLLVESRFGLINIYILLFGMLSHLCMVLALKRSRQRWFWVLATGLMFGASISVKWTGLAYVVGLVALMGYAWSRYRQALNAPQIVIGLIIVPIAFYFVQWIPHLMINPERDIWELHRQILGFHQNLGVGKTEPIHPYCSPWWSWALLIRPVAYFFEMRPNSMLQFVLAIGNPFLYWLSALALLIGLSFLVASKLRFPPKLITQINLANRSQSPSTLFWVTFYVTTSFLAHWLPWSLSKRCIFLYHYMPASVFAFATLALLVSLMWRSPLQELRTLGSGIVGIIAIAFVFWMPIYIGLPISSGYLPVLMWLPSWI
- a CDS encoding CRR6 family NdhI maturation factor; translation: MSTIIYVNQACIESLDITPAKIAIEKLLANWDETPEGDRQFQIELVWDKEDGDPRELSEISEVRLWFVRLDATYPWFSYLLDWRSELSRYAAMLVPHQFKREGDGYVLQYNPEALEIFVMQKVFTISLWLKSRGIDSTAKLQQMTQSLGYEIDSAFFTLL
- a CDS encoding DnaJ C-terminal domain-containing protein gives rise to the protein MQNFRNYYEILGVPKTATADEIKRSYRRLARKYHPDLNPNDKAAEERFKDIGEAYEVLSDTTKRQQYDRFGQYWKQGGFQGAGGRPPSSREQYTPDFERGGYSGDVDFSQYNDFQEFVDQLLGKFRTNERAQDTGGASSYRTNTQTQPRPTPRRDSEALLELPLERAYVGGRERIRLEDGRSLEVNMPAGVLSGQRIRLKGQGASGGDLYLKITLKPHTFFTLEGSDIRCQLPISPSESVLGIQVEVPTLSGLVKLTIPPAVKSGQQLRLSGKGFPKDARTFGDQYVEIQIVVPKTPSKQERELYEKLLAIQSFDPRENLPKK